The genome window TTCGCCTGCGCCTCATGAAACTTCGTCTGGTATGGATGAGGCCTGTAGGCGCTCAAGTCCCAGACAGACAACTCCTCCGGTCGGAATTGTGTCGGTTCGGAAGTATTTGCGAGTGATGTTTTAGTCAAAGTTCGGTATTTCCCTAGTTGCTAGCTCTTGTCAAGTCTTAATCTTCAGATACAATTGGCTTATCACACCTTCTGCACACCTAAGGCACACGAAATCCTTATGATTCTGCTCTTCAGCCTAGCCCTGACCCTCCTTGTGACGGCTCTTGCCTACCGGGTGGCGAACCGCCGCCTCCAGTACAGGCACAGGAGCCTCCAGATCGAAGTCCTCGTCTCCTTTGGCCTCTCCACGCTCTTCGGTCGCCTCCTCACCCTGGGCGAGTTCCACGATGCAGGCCTGACGACCACGCTCCTGCGCCTTGCCGGCTTTGTGGCGATGTTCAACATGCTCGTTGCCGCCTCCCGCCTGGTCCGCGCCCTGCGGGCAGACGCCCGCCGGGGTCTTCGCTAGTCCTCATCACGCCTGCTACGGCCGCCCAGCCGCTCGGAGAACTCCGTCTGCAGAAGATAGGGCAGCCCATCGCGCACTGCCAGGCGTATCTCGCCCCAGCGACGCTCCTTGTGCGCCTGCCGGACCACCGCCGCAAGCCGGTCTATCGCCGATTGAACGGGCGGCGCAAGCGGCATCCCCTCATCGCCGTTTGCCGCAGTCACTTGCCGCCTCGCTGCAGAAGCTCCTTCGCCTCCATCACCTCCGGCAGCCGCTCCGGCACCACGATGTAGCCCTGGGAGTTCCACTCCAGCGTCTCCACGTATTTATCCAGCAATCGCTGCAAGCATCCCCGCAGCGCGACGATCTCCTCCCCTGCCCTGGCAGCCTCCGCATCGCTCCCCCGAATCCCCTTCGCCCTCCGCATGTTCGTCCGCTCCTTCGTCGTCATCGCTCCTCCTCGCACTACTCTCTACTACCATTATGTGCATCATCGTCTACCCCCAGTTGACAGGCGAGGCTTCCGGTAGCTTCCGAAAGAGGGCACTAGCCCTTTCGTGCCCTTCCTTTCGTTGAATTCTCCTCTGAAATTCGCTACACTCACCCAGGCGCAGAAAGAGTCCCCCGCCCTGGCTTGTCGCCCTGCGGCAGCCGGCAAAAGGAGCCCGATGACCACTCCCCGCAAGACCAAACAGCAGTGGCGCGAAAAGTCCTACGAGCCATCCATCAAGAAGGTCCCCGAGCGCCAGAAGAGCTTCAAGAGCAACTCCAACTACGATGTGGACGTCCTCTACACCCCTGAGGACGCGAAGGACGTTGATTACGATCGCGACCTGGGCTACCCGGGCGAATATCCCTATACCCGAGGCGTCCAGCCCAACATGTACCGCGGCCGCCTCTGGACCATGCGCCAGTACGCCGGTTTCGCCTCCGCGGAAGAGTCCAACCAGCGCTACCGCTATCTCCTCGCCCAGGGGCAAACGGGCCTCAGCGTCGCCTTTGACCTGCCCACGCAGACGGGGTACGACTCAGACCACGAGATGGCGCGCGGCGAGGTCGGCAAGGTCGGCGTTCCCGTCTGCAGCCTCGCTGATATGGAGGTCCTGTTCAAGGAGATCCCCCTCGATAAGGTCACCACCTCCATGACCATCAATGCCACCGCGCCCATCCTGCTGGCCCTCTATATCGCCGTGGCGAAGAAACAGGGCGTCGCCGGCGATAAGCTCGGCGGGACGATCCAGAACGATATCCTCAAGGAATACATCGCCCGCGGCACCTACATCTTTCCCTCCAAGCCCTCCCTGCGCCTTATCACGGACGTCTTCAACTACTGCAGCGACCACGTTCCCCAGTGGAACACCATCAGCATCAGCGGCTATCACATGCGCGAAGCCGGCGCGACCGCCGCACAGGAGATCGCCTTCACCCTCTCCAACGCCATCGGCTATGTGAACGCCGCCCTGGAGGCGGGCCTCCAGATAGACGATTTCGCGCCGCGCCTCTCCTTTTTCTTCGTCTCCCAGAACAACTTCTTTGAAGAGGTCGCCAAGTTCCGGGCGGCGCGCCGCATGTGGGCCAAGATCATGCGCGAGCGCTTCAAGGCCCAGAACGCCAAGTCTTGGCAGCTGCGCTTCCACACCCAGACGGCGGGCGTCTCCCTCACGGCCCAGCAAGTGGAGAACAATATCGTCCGCACCACCGTCCAGGCCCTGGCGGCAGTCCTTGGCGGCACCCAATCGCTCCACACCAACTCCATGGATGAGGCCCTGGCCCTGCCCACGGACAAGGCCGTCACCATCGCCCTCCGCACGCAGCAGATCCTGGCCCACGAAAATGCCGTCGCCGATACCGTGGACCCCATGGCCGGCTCCTACTACGTGGAGCATCTCACCAATGTCCTTGAGGAGAAGGCCAACGCCTACCTCAAGACCATCGAGGACATGGGCGGCTCCCTTGCGGCCATCGAGCGCGGCTTCATCCAGCGCGAGATCCAAGAGGCCGCCTATCAGTACCAGCGCCAGGTGGAAAAGGGCGAGGCCACCATCGTGGGCGTCAACAAGTTCACCAATGAAAAGGCCGAGACCCACAGCATCATGCGCATTGACGAGTCCTCCGCCAAGCGCCAGCTCGCGCGCCTCTCCGACCTGAAGAAGAAGCGCGACCCCCAGTCCGTCAAGCGCTCCCTCAAGCGCGTGGAAGAGGTGGCCCACAGCAAGGACAACACCATGCCCGTCATCATTGAGGCCGTGGAGAGCTACGTAACCCTCGGCGAGATCTGCGATACCCTTCGCAAGCAGTGGGGCACCTATAAAGAGGCCATCGTCTTCTAGGCTGACGAGCGTTGTGATGCAATGAACTTCACCCTCTCCGAAAGCGACCTCCTCCTCCGGCGAACGATCCGCGACTTCGCCGTGAAGGAGCTGGAGCCGACGGCCCGCGAGCGCGATGCCAAGGAAGAGTTCTCCTGGCCCCTCTATAAAAAACTGGGCAAGCTCGGCGTCACGGGCCTCGGCATCGCCCCGGAGCGCGGCGGCAGCGGCGGCCTTCTCCAGACGGCTATCGCCGTGGAGGAGATCGCGCGCTCGGACGCCTCGATGGCCCTCTCCCTCCTGGCGAGCCTCTCCCTGGCCTCCCACGGCATCGAGCATCACGCCAACGACGCCCTTCGCAATCACTGCCTTCCGCCCATCGCCCGAGGCGAAACGATCGCCTCCTTCGCCTTCACCGAGCCCGAGGCCGGGAGCGACGCCGCCAATATCCAAACGACGGCTATCAAGAAAAATGGCAAGTATCTCGTCAACGGCAGCAAGACCTTTATCACCAACGGTGACATCGCCGATACATTCCTCCTATTCGCCACGACCGACCGCGCCAAGCGCCACAAGGGCATGCTTGCAATGGTGGTGGAGCGCGGCTCCAAAGGCCTCTCCTCCCGTAAGCAGACCGAGAAGATGGGCATGCGCGCCTCCAGCACCGCCGAAGTCCTCTTTGACGATGTCGAAGTGCCCGCAGGCAACCTCGTCGGCGGCGAAGGCGAGGGCTTCAAGATCGCGATGCAGATTGTGGACGGCAGCCGCCCCATAATCGGCGCACAGGCCGCCGGCATCGCCCAGGGCGCCCTTGATCTCGCCGTCCGCCACGTCCGCCGGCGCAAGCAGTTCGGCCAGGCCGTCGCCGATTTCCAGGGCGTCCAGTGGATGCTGGCCGATATGGTTACCCAGATAGACGCCGCCCGCCTCCTGGTCTACCGCGCCGCCTTCCTCCGCGATCAGGGCCTCCCCTGCACCAAGGAATCGGCCATGGCCAAGCTCTTCGCCAGCGAAGCCGCGATGCAGGTCGCGACGCAGGCCCTG of Chloroflexota bacterium contains these proteins:
- a CDS encoding methylmalonyl-CoA mutase; protein product: MTTPRKTKQQWREKSYEPSIKKVPERQKSFKSNSNYDVDVLYTPEDAKDVDYDRDLGYPGEYPYTRGVQPNMYRGRLWTMRQYAGFASAEESNQRYRYLLAQGQTGLSVAFDLPTQTGYDSDHEMARGEVGKVGVPVCSLADMEVLFKEIPLDKVTTSMTINATAPILLALYIAVAKKQGVAGDKLGGTIQNDILKEYIARGTYIFPSKPSLRLITDVFNYCSDHVPQWNTISISGYHMREAGATAAQEIAFTLSNAIGYVNAALEAGLQIDDFAPRLSFFFVSQNNFFEEVAKFRAARRMWAKIMRERFKAQNAKSWQLRFHTQTAGVSLTAQQVENNIVRTTVQALAAVLGGTQSLHTNSMDEALALPTDKAVTIALRTQQILAHENAVADTVDPMAGSYYVEHLTNVLEEKANAYLKTIEDMGGSLAAIERGFIQREIQEAAYQYQRQVEKGEATIVGVNKFTNEKAETHSIMRIDESSAKRQLARLSDLKKKRDPQSVKRSLKRVEEVAHSKDNTMPVIIEAVESYVTLGEICDTLRKQWGTYKEAIVF
- a CDS encoding acyl-CoA dehydrogenase; the protein is MNFTLSESDLLLRRTIRDFAVKELEPTARERDAKEEFSWPLYKKLGKLGVTGLGIAPERGGSGGLLQTAIAVEEIARSDASMALSLLASLSLASHGIEHHANDALRNHCLPPIARGETIASFAFTEPEAGSDAANIQTTAIKKNGKYLVNGSKTFITNGDIADTFLLFATTDRAKRHKGMLAMVVERGSKGLSSRKQTEKMGMRASSTAEVLFDDVEVPAGNLVGGEGEGFKIAMQIVDGSRPIIGAQAAGIAQGALDLAVRHVRRRKQFGQAVADFQGVQWMLADMVTQIDAARLLVYRAAFLRDQGLPCTKESAMAKLFASEAAMQVATQALQLHGGSGYFKASPIERAFRDAKVTEIYEGTSQIQRLVIARRLLAEASSHR